From the Chryseobacterium fluminis genome, the window GCAGTGTTAAATTTAAATTTATGGAATTAATTGAAAAGCTCAACTGGAGATATGCCACTAAGGCAATGAACGGTGAGAAAGTACCACAGGAAAAAGTGGATAAAATATTGGAGGCAGCCAGACTGGCCCCTACTTCCAGTGGTCTTCAGCCTTTTGAAATTTTGGTGATCACCAATCAGGAAATTAAGGAGCAGATTAAGCCTCACGCCTGGAATCAGCCACAGATCACCGATTGTTCGCATCTTTTGGTTTTTGCTGCCTGGGATAATTATACAGAAGAAAGAATCAATAAAATGTTTGATCTAACCAATGATATCCGCGGATTTAAAAATGAAGGCTGGGAAAACTACAGACAGATGCTACTGAGCACCTATCCGCAGAGATCTGCTGAAGAGAACTTCATACATGCTTCAAAACAGGCTTATATTTCATTTGGAGCAGCGATTATTGCAGCGGCCTTTGAAGAGGTGGATTCCACGCCAATGGAAGGGTTCTCCCCGGAAGCTGTTGATGAGGTTTTACATTTAAAAGAAAAGGGATTAAAAAGTGTACTGTTACTGCCAATTGGCTATAGGGATACTCCTGATGACTGGCTCGTAAACCTTACCAAAGTAAGAAAGCCCAAAGAAGATTTTATCACAGAGATCAACTAATTATTTTACCCATAGAAAAATCCCTTTCGAAAATAGAAAGGGATTTTGGTTTATGATAACAGTAAAGCCAGTTTCTTCTGAAATTAACGTAAATTAAAACTGAGAAGCAGGTTTCCAGTCCACTACCGCTCGGATAAACGCTTCTGCATTTTCCAAAGGAATGTTAGGTAAAATTCCGTGGCCAAGATTGGCAATATACCGGTCTTTCCCAAAACGGTTAATCATTTCATTGACCATCTTTTTAATTGTCTCAGGCGTAGAATGAAGTCTCGCCGGATCAAAGTTCCCCTGAAGGGTCATCGTATGGTTGGTAAGGGTTCTGGCGAATTCCGGTTTGATCGTCCAGTCCACACCTAAAGCCGAAACCGGTGACTGAACCATTTCTTCCAGAGCAAACCAGCATCCTTTTCCGAAAACAACAACATGTGTTAGCGGGCTTAAAGCTTCCACAATCTGGTTAATGTATTTCCATGAAAATTCCTGATAGTCTGCCGGAGAAAGCATTCCCCCCACGAATCAAAAACCTGAACAGCAGAAACGCCTTTCTCTACTTTTCTTTTCAGATAAGCAATGGTAGTATCCGTGATTTTCTGAAGCAGCAGATGAGCAGCTTCCGGTTGTTGGAAACAGAAAGATTTGGCAATATCAAAAGCCTTGCTTCCTTTTCCTTCCACACAGTAGCAAAGAATGGTCCAGGGTGAACCTGCGAAACCAATTAACGGGATTTCATTGTCGAGCTTCTGTAAAGTCAGTTCAATGGCATCAAAAACGTATCCCAGCGTATCATTCACATCCGGAACAATCACATTTTGAACGTCTGCCATTGTTCTGATCGGATTATCAAGCCACGGACCTACATTTTCTTTCATTTTAAAATCGATTCCCATGGCCTGGGGAACTACTAAAATATCAGAAAACAGAATAGCAGCATCCAAAGGATATCTTCTGATGGGCTGTACTGTAATTTCAGAAGCCAGCTCCGGGGTCTGACATCTCGTAAAGAAGTCATACTTGTCACGCAGAGCAATGAATTCCGGTAAGTATCTTCCGGCTTGTCTCATCATCCAGACAGGCGGTCTTTCTACGGTTTCACCACGGAGAGCCTTTAGGTATAGGTCGTTTTTGATCATAATTTATTTAGATTATAATTTGCCAATGTTGTTATCATGAAGCATGAAGAAATTTTTTAATCAGTGAAAAAATGGAGATTAAATTATTCTCTTCCGAAGTGAAAATTTCTTTGGAAGTGTACTTTTTCAATTCGGAGGAAGTCGTTTCCCCGATGGAAAAAAGCTTCATGTTTTCCAGTGAATTGTTTTTTGCAAAACTACGAACTCCACTCGGACTAAAAAAAACAGCAGCATGATATTTTTCAGGTATCAGAGGATTTAGCTCTTCAGTGTTGTAAACGGTAACTTTTTTATATTTAATGTTTTGCAGCGGAAGTTCCCGGTCAAGGACACTGATGGCCAGATTGCCGCAGAAGTGCAGGAAATTCTCATGCTGACAATGACCAATCAGGAATCTGGAGAGGGTGTCTGCATTTTTCAGAACCTTAAAGGTCCCGAAACCGTATTTTCTTAATGCTCTTTTTGTCTTTTCACCAACACAATAGATCTTATTATAATTTTTTGCAGTAAAATCTTCATTGGGTGTAAAGCCGTTTTTAAAAAAGGAATGTACCCCGTTTGCACTGGTGAAAATTAAGGAATGATCCTTTAAATCAAAAGAACGAACGGTCAGATGACTTGTCCTGATTACCTCAATACAATCGACCGCAATATGCTCTCCTAATTCTTTGGATATAACAGATGGGTCTATATTTTTGGTAAATAAGATTTTCATTTTTTGAAGCGTAAAGCTTAAGAAAGTATATTTTAAATCTGGCTTTTAATTTCGGACATGAGTTCTTTTCCGCCGTTTTCAAGAACTATTTTTGCGAATTTTTTCCCAAAGTTTTCTTCATCATTATATACAAAGCTTTCATCTGTGGTGATGCAGCTTTTGCCATCTAAAGAACAAAGGCCTGCTTTGAAACGGATCTGATCTTCAAATATTTCTGCGAATGCGCCAATCGGAGCAGTACAGCCGCCTTCTAATGTATTCAGGAAGTTTCTTTCCATCTCTACACAGATCTGTGTAGGCTTGTGATTGATCGAGCTTAGGATTTCGTTGATCTCCGTCTTTTCAGAATGTCCTGCAACAGCAATGACGCCTTGTGAAGGAGCCGGAATTAAGAAAGGAAGCATTTCGTAGTCGATTTCCATTTTCATCCGCATGATTCCTGCTAACGATAAAATGGTTGCATCAAAATCACCGTCCTCCAGTTTTTGTAGACGCGTCTGTATATTTCCGCGGATGTCGGAAAACTCTGCATGAGGATAGTTTTTCAGCCAAAATGCTCTCCTCCTGAGGCTGCTGGTTGCCAGCTTCAGCTCATGAAACTCCTTGTTTTTAGCTGATTCCTTGCGGATCAGAACATCCTGGGGAAAATCTCTTTCCAGGCAGGCAATGATTTTAAGGTTTTCAGGAAGATTGGTGGGAACGTCCTTTAAAGAATGGACCGCAATGTCGATCTCGTCATTTAATAAGGCGATATCCAGGTCTCTTGTGAACACGCCCGTGATTCCTAAAGAATAAAGCGGCTGGTTAAGATTTTTATCACCAGAAGATACAATAGGAACAATTTCGGTTAAATAATTTTTGTTCTGAAGATGTCTCGCAACTTCTCTCGCCTGCCAGAGTGCAAGGGCGGAATTTCTGGTACCGATTCTAATGCTTTTCATTGAATTCGTTGTTTGGTTGTTCAACTAATATTTCGTGCATTAATTTACTGATTTCTTCTGCTTTTAAAGGATTGTCAATAATATATTTTGCAAAACGGCTGGTGATTTTCTGAATCATCTTATCAGAAAGCTCCATATCAGGGATATTGATATATTTATTTTTTCTGTAAAAATTATGCATTTCATTGCGTTCCATATTTTTTAAAACCGCC encodes:
- a CDS encoding NAD(P)H-dependent oxidoreductase, with product MELIEKLNWRYATKAMNGEKVPQEKVDKILEAARLAPTSSGLQPFEILVITNQEIKEQIKPHAWNQPQITDCSHLLVFAAWDNYTEERINKMFDLTNDIRGFKNEGWENYRQMLLSTYPQRSAEENFIHASKQAYISFGAAIIAAAFEEVDSTPMEGFSPEAVDEVLHLKEKGLKSVLLLPIGYRDTPDDWLVNLTKVRKPKEDFITEIN
- the hemC gene encoding hydroxymethylbilane synthase; translation: MKSIRIGTRNSALALWQAREVARHLQNKNYLTEIVPIVSSGDKNLNQPLYSLGITGVFTRDLDIALLNDEIDIAVHSLKDVPTNLPENLKIIACLERDFPQDVLIRKESAKNKEFHELKLATSSLRRRAFWLKNYPHAEFSDIRGNIQTRLQKLEDGDFDATILSLAGIMRMKMEIDYEMLPFLIPAPSQGVIAVAGHSEKTEINEILSSINHKPTQICVEMERNFLNTLEGGCTAPIGAFAEIFEDQIRFKAGLCSLDGKSCITTDESFVYNDEENFGKKFAKIVLENGGKELMSEIKSQI
- a CDS encoding uroporphyrinogen-III synthase produces the protein MKILFTKNIDPSVISKELGEHIAVDCIEVIRTSHLTVRSFDLKDHSLIFTSANGVHSFFKNGFTPNEDFTAKNYNKIYCVGEKTKRALRKYGFGTFKVLKNADTLSRFLIGHCQHENFLHFCGNLAISVLDRELPLQNIKYKKVTVYNTEELNPLIPEKYHAAVFFSPSGVRSFAKNNSLENMKLFSIGETTSSELKKYTSKEIFTSEENNLISIFSLIKKFLHAS